A single region of the Salvia miltiorrhiza cultivar Shanhuang (shh) chromosome 8, IMPLAD_Smil_shh, whole genome shotgun sequence genome encodes:
- the LOC130998616 gene encoding uncharacterized protein LOC130998616, whose amino-acid sequence MAQQQVKFQQETEKFIMETRGGMQNVNFQLSYLAQAVARLESKQGELPSQVEVKKVNAMTLRGGKELPEVVKKKNQEEPEINEEVGMGSADEEELAQEREAKRKAIGKGKEKSSQTEPIIPFPGRMAKEQEKEELTELVKIFKKVEVNMPLLVALRSMPRCAKFLKELCTRKVKYTDDAKFQVGESVSTVLQRDMPIKCGDPGMFYIPCVIGTMKVEKAMLDLGASINVMPLSMYQDLEIGPLKPTRVVIQLADRSNVYPEKILEDVLVKVEELIFPADFYILDMGKSKARDPVMLLGRPFLKTTRTHIDCDTGKLTCQFEGETVTFDIYSAMKHPADTEMVKSVDMIEKVVEEFLPRTAFKEPYDVIIQNGITEEDLQEESLQEAVKVLNAWSEGVNHTEALKIPTLKEEDRLVPSIQRAPKLELKSLPKHLKYIFLGDNDTLPVIINS is encoded by the coding sequence ATGGCCCAACAACAAGTGAAGTTCCAGCAAGAGACCGAGAAGTTCATAATGGAGACAAGaggaggaatgcagaatgtgaATTTCCAACTATCATATCTTGCCCAAGCAGTTGCCAGACTTGAGAGCAAACAAGGAGAACTTCCCTCCCAAGTAGAGGTGAAAAAGGTAAATGCTATGACACTTAGAGGAGGAAAGGAGTTACCCGAGGTTGTCAAAAAGAAAAACCAAGAAGAGCCAGAGATCAATGAGGAAGTCGGAATGGGGTCGGCAGATGAGGAAGAACTTGCCCAAGAGAGAGAGGCCAAGCGAAAGGCGATAGGAAAGGGGAAAGAAAAATCAAGCCAGACTGAGCCCATAATCCCTTTCCCAGGCAGAatggccaaggaacaagagaagGAAGAACTAACCGAACTGGTGAAAATCTTCAAAAAGGTGGAGGTCAATATGCCCCTTTTGGTCGCGCTACGCTCTATGCCCAGATGCGCGAAATTTCTCAAGGAACTCTGCACTCGGAAGGTCAAATACACTGATGATGCGAAATTTCAAGTGGGCGAGTCCGTATCCACGGTTTTACAACGAGATATGCCCATAAAATGTGGGGATCCCGGCATGTTTTACATCCCATGTGTAATAGGAACCATGAAGGTGGAGAAGGCAATGCTCGACTTAGGGGCATCCATCAACGTTATGCCCTTATCCATGTACCAGGACCTGGAGATAGGACCACTGAAGCCCACCCGAGTGGTAATCCAATTGGCAGATCGATCAAATGTCTACCCAGAGAAAATACTAGAAGACGTTTTGGTCAAAGTGGAGGAACTCATCTTTCCAGCGGACTTCTACATTCTCGACATGGGGAAGTCAAAAGCAAGGGACCCGGTTATGCTTTTGGGCAGACCATTTCTAAAAACTACCAGGACTCACATcgattgtgatacgggcaaGCTAACATGTCAGTTCGAAGGGGAAACAGTGACCTTCGACATATACAGTGCCATGAAACATCCAGCTGATACAGAAATGGTGAAGAGTGTTGACATGATCGAGAAGGTTGTTGAGGAGTTTCTGCCCAGAACAGCATTCAAAGAGCCATACGATGTAATAATCCAGAATGGAATAACCGAGGAGGACTTGCAAGAAGAGTCGTTGCAAGAGGCGGTGAAGGTACTAAATGCATGGAGCGAAGGGGTCAACCACACGGAGGCTTTGAAAATCCCGACCCTGAAGGAGGAAGACCGACTTGTGCCCTCGATCCAAAGGGCACCCAAGCTCGAGCTGAAGTCTCTGCCCAAGCATCTCAAGTATATATTTCTGGGCGATAATGACACTTTGCCCGTAATCATCAATTCATAA